Sequence from the Sphingobacteriaceae bacterium GW460-11-11-14-LB5 genome:
CACGGTGTATTTTAAGCGGGTGGCGGTTGTTGTAAAACCCAAGCCCATGGTATAACGCGCCGAGTAAGCTGTAGTTAATTTATTTGAAGCGGCAATTCCACCAAAAATATACTGCGGAACAATGGCTGCAGCATCCATATTGTTTTGACCTGTCCATACAATTGGCGATTTTAATAAATCGAATGATTTTAAACCAGGTCCGTTACCAAAAAAAGAAATGATTACCTGTTTATTTTTGCTGATACTGTTGATGAAATTGATGTATTTCGCTTTGCTTACATTTTGATCATCAATGGTAATTAGAATGGTATTAAAATATTTAAGATCATCTTCTAAATCGTTCAGGTTCACACTATCTTTATAAGAATCGGCAGAAAATGAAGTGATTTTACCATATTTATTGGCCAAACTATCGAACACGGTACTATAAGCAAAGCTCAGACTAACCGAAGCAATATTCTTTTTCTCCAATGATTTTAAAGGAATAATGCCCTCCTGATTGTTTAACAACACGGTTGTATTGGCTATGGCATTAGCAATAGCCAGTTTTTTCTCATTCGCTGTATGCTCCTGTGCGCAAGCCATTAAACATAAAATATTGCAGCAAAATGCTACAGCCAGGATACACAATCTATTTCGCTTCATATACTTTTTCTCCGTTCAGGTAGGTTTTTAAAACTTTGGTTTTTAATATGTTTTGTGGTGTTGATTTCAAAATATCGTGGTCGAGTATTACAAAATCGGCTAATTTGCCTTTCTCCAAACTGCCCTTTTCATGTTCTTCAAAATTGGCTTTTGCTGCCCAGATGGTCATTCCACGTAAAGCTTCTTCGGGTGTTAAGGCATTTTCCATCTGGAAGCCTCCTTTAGGGAAACCTTTTGCATCTTCTCTCACTGTTGCTGCATAAAACGTTAATAATGGATTAATGTTTTCGACCGGAAAATCGGTACCTAAAGGAATCCAACCATTTTGTTTTAATAATTGTTTGTACGCATAAGCACTTTTTAATCTTTCAGTACCTAAACGCTGTCCGGCCCAGTACATATCAGAAGTGGCATGCGTAGGCTGTACCGAAGGCACAATACTCGCCTTTCCAAAAAGATCAAAATCGTTCGCATTCACAACCTGGGCATGTTCAATCCGCCAGCGCTGATCGTTTTTGCCTTTTAAAATTTTATTGTAAATATTCAGGATTACCCGATTCGCCGAATCGCCAATGGCATGGGTGCACATCTGGAAATGATTGGCAGCAATTTTTGTGGCTACTTCTTCGAAATGTTTTTGATTGCTCAGCAAAAAACCCGTTTTATTGGGCATATCGCTATATGGATGCAACAGGCAAGCCCCGCGCGAACCTAAAGCACCGTCGGCATAAACTTTAAATGCCCGAACATTCAATCGGTCGGTTTTAATCGGCCCGCGGCTAAACAGGTATTTATAATTATCGGGTTCATCCGAAAGCATTACATAGAGCCGCATTTTGAGTTTATTCTCTTTCTGCAGTTTTTCGATAAAGTCGACCGCCAGATAACTTAAGCCGCAATCGTCAATGGTGGTTAAACCAGCAGCAAAGCAGTTTTTCTGCGCATCTATAAATATTTTTTCGGCTAGTTTAGCGTCTGGTGAAGGAATTTTACGTTCTACTAAAGCTACGGCATTATCAATTAAAACACCGGTGAGCTTTCCATTTTGGGTAAACATATCGCCACCTTCCAATTTCTGCTCGCCTTTAATACCGGCATCATCCAAGGCTTTTTGGTTGGCAATGGCCGCATGCCCATCGATACGGTTTAAGAATACCGGGCGATCTGGAAAAAGTGCCGTTAGTTTTTCATTTGTCGGGAAGGCTTTATTGTCCCAATCGTTTTGGTCCCAGCCATTACCGATTAACCAGCCATCGGGGTGCGTTTTAGCAAAATCAGTTAAGCGGGCAAGCACTTCATCCCAGGATTTTGTTTCCCTTAAATCGGCTGTTTGCAAACTTTGTCCATAGCCATAAAAATGGGCATGTGCATCTATAAAACCGGGATAAATAGCCTTACCGTCTGCATTAATTTCTTCTTTGCCCGCAAATCTGGCCCTGATATCCTCACTTTTACCCAACGCCAAAATTTTGCCCTCTTTTATAGCGAAAGCTTCAACCGTATCAAATGTATTGTTAACGGTATACACTTTTGCGTGATAGACAATTACATCAACTTTTTCCTTTTGGTTACAGGAGCTGAGCAGCAGAACAAAAAAAAGGCTGTATAAAATGGATTTCATATCGATAAAGATAGAAAATTGAAAGCATTTGGATTTGTAAATTCGGTTTTACAGAGGGTAGAATTTTTTGGCTCGGAAACACAGAATGCATGGATTTTATTTTCTTGGTTTCTTGCCACAGAAGCACCGAAAGTACAGCTTTCGTTCTCTTATTTTTTTTGCCACGGAAACACGGAAAGCATGGATTTTTAATTTACGCCTTGGCCTGTGCTTCACAGACAACCTCAATAACAACATTTTTGCGTAATAGATCCTGAAACAAGTTCAGGAGGACGACTCTTCGTAACCTGGATGATTGATTACTGCGTTTGTAATGACTGGCTCAAGTGAAATAAACCCGATGGAAGCGGTTCCGATCCTTCATCGGAATTAGCGGACAGCGGGACTACCCGAACCGACTGGCACCGGAACCTGCTTTTCAAAAAAAGAAAATAAGAAACTGAAGTATAAGCAATTAATTCGTTCTCAAACAGATTCTTTACGGCACTCCGCATGACAACTCAAGAAAAACAAGCCTGCCAGGCAATTAATTCTATTTAGCTACAGTCATTTACATGTTGAGTTTTAAACAAATCGGGTTCTTTAAGCTTATTTTGCATAATTTAGCGAATTCACTTTGCCATAATACATGACTGATATTATTCACTTATTGCCTGATGCTGTTGCCAATCAAATTGCTGCCGGAGAAGTTGTTCAACGACCTGCCTCAGCGGTAAAGGAATTGCTCGAAAATTCGATAGATGCCGGCGCAGATAAAATTCAACTGGTAGTAAAAGATGCCGGTAAGGCACTGATTCAGATTATAGATAACGGCTGTGGAATGAGCGTTACCGATGCCAGAATGTGTTTCGAACGCCACGCCACCTCGAAAGTAAAAAAAGCAGAAGATTTATTTGCCATCCGCACTATGGGTTTCCGTGGTGAGGCCATGGCTTCTATTGCGGCCATTTCGCAGGTAGAAATGAAAACCCGCAGGCATGAAGACGAAATTGGTACCTGCATTTCAATAGAAGGTGCACAGGTAACCAATCAGGAACCCGTAGCTACTTCCCCGGGAACACAGATTTCGATTAAAAACCTATTTTTTAATACGCCAGCCAGAAGAAACTTTCTTAAAAGTAATCCGGTTGAAATGCGCCATATTCTGGATGAATTTCAACGGGTAGCCCTGGCACATCCGGGGGTGTTTTTTAGTCTGCACCATGATGGAACCGAGATTTTTAACCTGCCAAAAGGCAATTTAAAACAGCGCATTGTCCACCTTTTTGGCAATAATTATAACGAACGTTTGGTTCCTGTTGAAGAGGAAACGACCATTATTAACCTAAAAGGATATATTGGCAAGCCTGCTTTTGCAAAGAAAACCAGGGGCGAACAGTTCTTTTTTGTGAATAACCGCTTCATTAAAGATCCTTATTTGAACCATGCGGTAAGCTCTGCTTTTGAAGAGTTACTGCCTGATGATAGTTATCCACTCTATGTACTGTTTATTGAGATCGATCCGTCGAAAATCGATGTAAACGTACATCCTACTAAAACAGAGATTAAATATCTGGACGAAAAGTCGATTTATGCCATCATGAAATCGGCCGTAAAACGTTCCATTGGCCGGTATAACATTGCACCAACCTTAGATTTTGATCAGGAAACTGGCTTTAGCAATATGATTACCCATAAAGCGGTTGAAGATATTGTACCACCGAGCATTAATTTTAATCCAGATTTTAATCCTTTTGCCAGCGATAGCAGTTCTACATCTGGTTATGCTACTTCACCGAGAAATTATGAAGCCAAACCAAGTGCTAAAAACTGGGGCTCGCTTTACGAAATAACAGAACAGCCTATTGTAGAGCAAACCTCTATTTATGCGGATGAAACTGTTTTAGAAACCAAGCAAAAGCAGTACATGCAATTGCACAACCGTTATATTGTTTCGCAGATTAAGTCGGGATTAATGGTAATTGACCAGCAAATGGCACATGAGCGGATCCTTTACGAACGTTTTCTCGTACATCTGGATGACCGCAAAGGTGCATCGCAGCAGAGTTTATTTCCTCAAACCATTACACTTAATGCCAACGATTTTGAACTGGCTAAAAGTTTACTGGATGATATAAAAAGTTTAGGCTTTGATGTACGGGAATTTGGGAAAAATACGTTGGTAGTAGAAGGTGTTCCTGTTGACCTGGGCAGCAGTAACATTAACGAAACACAGTTATTTGAACAATTGATTGAGGGCTTTAAAAACTCACAACAAGAATTAAAACTAAGCAAACGCGACAGCCTTGCCAGGAGTTTAGCAAAAAACAGTGCCATTAAAGCAGGAACGAGCCTTGGCCAGGAAGAAATGAATACCTTGATTGATGAACTTTTTGCCTGTAAAACGCCTAACTTTAGCGTGAGTGGTAAACCGATTATCCAAACCATTACTTTGGCAGAACTGGATAAAAAGTTTGAGAAAGGTTAGAAAGGTCGGAGGTCCGGAGTCGGAGGTCGGAAGACTAAGAGAAAAAGTCGGAGGTCAGGGGTCCGAAGACCGAAGATTGATTGGCATAGCAGAAGTTGAAGCCAACTAAACAGTTAACCAGCTTAAACAATTAACCAGGTTAAGCGTTTGGAGTTGGGCGTTTGGAGTATTAAGCTGGAATTCAGGAGAAGTCTGGTGATTAACGGTCATACAAAACTTAGATGCCCTTAGGTTTCTGAGGTGGTAAAAAAATTTGGAGTTAGGCGTTTAGCGTCGATTAACCCTTTTAAAAAATAACCGATTTTTAAAATTAAATGAATAACATATATATTCCACCAGTAGTAAAAAACCTACTGATTATTAACATCTTATTTTTCGTGGCTAGCTACCTGCTAACAACGCTCCACCTTGATGATCGGTTAGCAGTATATTATTTTGATTCTCCGAAGTTTGAGTTATGGCAGCCGATTAGCTATATGTTTATGCACGGTGGCATAGCACACATCTTTTTTAACATGTTTGCATTGTATTCCTTTGGAAGTTTGTTAGAATCGAGATGGGGAGGCAAAAAATTTATTATCTTTTATTTTATTACCGGATTAGGAGCACTTGCATTACAATGGGCCGTACAAGCTTACGAAGTACACCAGATTATCGGTAGTGCCACTAATAACGGAAAGATAAATCTTACCGCATTATTTCAGGGAGAGTTTAATACACAACAACTTTCAATGGCACAGGCGGTTACGTTACGCAGCATTTATTTCGGCGGCATGGTTGGTGCCTCTGGTGCTATTTTTGGTTTACTGGTGGCCTTTGGCATGCTTTATCCAAATGCCGAGCTGCTAATTATGTTTATTCCGGTTCCGGTAAAAGCAAAATATATTATACCAATTTATATTTTAGTAGAGTTATCTTTGGGTGTTGCCCAGTTTGAGGGCGATTCTATTGCCCATTATGCCCACCTTGGGGGCGCTTTAATTGGCTTTATACTGGTTAAAATATGGAAAGACAAAAACGATACATTTTATACACTCTATGAATAATACTTTCAAAGATTTAAAATACAAGGTTTTTCAATCGGGCAACCCATTGTTCTTTTACATTGGGATTAATGTAATGTTGTTTTTAATTATCGCTGTTTTTGGTGTATTTAGCAAGCTAAGTGGCCAAGGTAACACAGTTGATTTATTTGTAAGCGATTATTTAGGTTTACCTGCCAGTATTTCAAAATTACCTGAGCGATTTTATACCATATTTACCTATATGTTTATTCATGACGGGATTCTTCATATCCTGTTCAATATGCTTGGTTTATTCTGGTTCGGTAACATCTTCATGAATTTCTTAAAAAGCCGTCAGTTTCATTTTGTTTACCTGGCGGGTGGTTTATTTGGAGGTTTATTTGCTGTTGCCGCATTAAATATATTTCCGCTTTATGCCAGCGGATTAGCAGGCGTAACCATTGTAGGGGCATCTGCCGCAGTAATGGCCATTATTTTTGCCGCAGCAACGCTGGTACCGAATTACACCATCATGTTGCTTTTCTTTGGTGAGGTTAAAATTAAGTGGATTGCCATTGTCTATTTCATCCTCGATTTTATTGCCATCGGATCAGTAAATGCAGGTGGAAGTTTAGCCCATATTGGTGGTGCACTTTTAGGATTCACCTTTATTAAAAGTTTGCAAAGCGGAAGAGACTGGAGCAAAATTTTTGAGCGCAAACCAAAACTAAAAGTAGTTCGGAATGAGAAACCGGTTAAAAAACCTGAATTTAAAGGCGGTGTTTCTCAGCAGGAAATAGATGCCATTTTAGATAAAATATCAACCTCAGGATACGATAAATTAACAGCGGTAGAAAAAGAAAAACTATTTAAGGCAAGTAAAGATTAATGGCCACAAAAAAGAAGAAATATAGTTTTATGGATAAACTCCTTTTGCCCATTGCTGTTGCATTGGCAATTGCGATGCTTTTGGGGGTTCTCGCCGGTAATATGGATCCAAGAGCGCACACCATTATTGCTTTTTTCGGACTGGCCTACCCTTTTGTTTTATTCGCTAATATTATCTTTCTGGTTTGGTGGCTTTTAAGCAAAAAATGGGTTTTCGCAATCGCCACCATTTTGATTATTGCGCTTGGTGCTAAAACGTTAAAGGCCACCTTTGCCATTGGAGGTGATGAAGGTGGCGCGGAAAAGGCAGAAAACAGCATCAGAATGATGACTTATAACGTGCATAGTTTTAAATTATATGGCCAGGACAATACCGAATCGGTAAAAGAAAAAATGCTTCAGGTGGTAAAAGATCAAAATCCAGATATTATCTGTTTTCAGGAATTTTTTACCCGTTATAAAGGCGCATTTGACACGGTTGACAGCTTAAAAGCACTTTTGAATACAAAATACTACTACTTCGTACCAACCAATAAAAATGATTACGAAGCCACTGGCTTAGCCATATTCTCTAAATTCCCGATTAAAGATTCTGGTAAAATCCCTTTTGTTGAAGGTTTGGCTGGTAACATGAGTATTTATACCGATTTAAACATTAAAGGAAAAACCCTGAGGGTTTATAATGTACATTTTCAGTCGATATCTTTCGAAAAACAGGATTACGAATACCTGGACAAAGTGAAGGAAATGAATACCGAACTCCAGCCATCTAAACGGATTTTAAGAATGCTGAAAAGTGCTTTTTTAAAACGTAGCGGTCAGGTAGATATTATGAAGAAGGAGATGGCCACCTGTAAAACGCCTTACCTCATTGCAGGCGATTTTAACGATACGCCAGCATCTTACGTGGTTACTCAAATTACTGCCGGATTAAACAACAGCTTTATTAAAAAGGGAAACGGGTTTGGCAAAACCTATAATGGCAAATTCCCTAATTTTCAGATCGATTATATTGCCACCTCTAAAGAACTGGAGGTATTAAATTACAAAATTACCCAGGCCAAATTATCCGACCACTTCCCGGTACGCAGCGATTTGAGGTTTGTACCTTAATTTCTATTAAATATTCCCGTTGACTGAAGTCAACGGCTAAGAAAAATCCCTCTTAGCCAACCGAGACCAGGCAAAAAATTTTCTTACCATACATCAACATTAGACTTACCGCTTATCTGCATATTTGCCCTATAAAATTTAAAAAAAACATTCAAAAATATGAGCTTAATAGATGCCCTAAACTGGCGTTATGCCGTTAAGAAAATGAACGGTCAACCTGTTGAACAAGAAAAGGTTGATAAAATTATTGCTGCAGCACATTTGGCACCAACATCATCAGGTTTACAGCCGTTTAAAGTTATCGTGGTAACCAACCAGGAGTTGAAAGAGAAAATTGCGCCGATTGCTTTTAACCAGTCGCAGGTGATCGATTCTTCTCACCTATTGATTTTTGCCGCTAACGAAAACTACACAGAAGAAGGTATTGATGCCGTTTTCAGCAGAATGAATGCGGAGCGTGGCTTACCAGAAAGCGGAACTGATGCATACAAAGCGCAGTTAAAAGGTATGATCTTATCCAGAACTGCAGAAGAAAACTTTAACCACGCAGCCCGTCAGGCTTATATCGGTTTCGGTATTGCTATTGCAGAAGCCGCTTTGTTAAAAGTTGATGCTACTCCAATGGAGGGCTTTAATGGTCCGGCTTTAGATGAACTTTTAGGTTTAGATAAAAAAGGATTAAAAAGTGTTACCCTATTGCCTTTAGGGAACAGAGACGAAGCCGGCGACTGGCTGGTAAACCTTAAAAAGGTACGTTCACCTAAAGAAGAATTCTTAATCGAATTTAAATAACAGGCAAACAACATCATAATTTGAAACCAGCCGCTAAAATAGCGGCCGGTTTTGTTTTAGAACATATTTTGATGACGGCTTCCAATGTATCGTCCTGCTGAACTTATTTCAGCATCCTTATCGGTTGTTTCAAGATCCTGAAACGAGTTCAGGACGACGGTATGCAGAGTATTAAAGAGACCCGCATTTGTAATGTGGCTATCAACTATTTTCGTGGCGATAAAATCGCCCTTCTCCTCCCATCCTCGTTACAAGCGAGGACGATGATAGCGAGAACCACATCTGTAATGTGGCTATCAACCATTTCGTGGTAGTAAAATCGCTCTTCCTCCTCATCTTCGTTACAAACGAGAACAATGAACATTGGAATTTTTGTAAAAAAATGTTAAACATCATCACATTTTATGTGCTCTATTTATAATTGGATATATTTACGGGCTTAGCATTTAATATCCAATCCATGAAGATTTTTAGATTATCGTTTATAATACTTTCACTTTTATCAGCACTAAGTTTTTCTTCTTCGGCCCAAACCGATACCATCAGCATAAACAGCATCATTACCAAAACGAATAAGGTATTGAGCGATTATCCTGCTGAAAAGATTTATCTTCATTTTGACAAACCATATTACGCGGTAGCCGATACCGTTTGGTTTAAAGCCTACGTTACCGAAAACCAGAATTTCTTATCTGCAATTAGTAAAATCATTTATGTGGATGTGATTAACCAGAAAGATTCGCTTATCCAAACCTTAAAATTACCCATTACAGGTGGTTTTGCCTATGGCAGTTTCCCTTTAGATCAGATCAACTATAAACAAGGAAATTACCACATCAGGGCGTATACCTTATGGATGCTTAACACTGAAGATCCGGCTTATTTTAACAAGACTTTTTATGTGGGAGAAGCAATAGACAAGGAAGTAAAAACCCATATCACTTATAAAAACACCTCTACCGATAAGTTAGAAAAAATTGATGCACGCGTACAATTTAAAGATGCCAACAATAAACCTTATGCCAATAAAAATGTAAGCTGGCAAGTGGTAACGAGTTATACGGTTATTGCCAAAGGAAGGGGCACCACAGATGCCAGCGGTTATTTAACAATAGCCATGAGCAATGCACAAAAGGCAGAATATCAATTACAAAAAGGCGAACTGATTACCAGCATTAATACCACCGATAAAGATGTGGCCAACAGTAGCTTTCAGCTTAAAAACGCGATTGTAAGCAAAGATTTTCAATTTTTTCCCGAAGGGGGAAGTTTAATTGCCGGCCTAAGCAACAAAGTAGCCTTTAAAGCCATTAAAAGTGATGGTTTAGGCATTAACTCAAAAGGCACGGTAACTGATAATGATGGCAAAACTGTAGCTACTTTTACTGCGCAGCATTTAGGAATGGGCAGTTTCAGCTTATTGGCGGAAGCCGGAAAAACCTACAAAGCGGCAGTTACCTATGCCGACGGTACCACTCAAAATTATAATTTGCCTGCAGTTGCTGCAAATGGCGTTGCGGTAAATATAGATAACAGCAGTGCAGATAATATAGCCATAAAAATTGCAGCAAATGATGCTTTCTTTGAGCAAAATCAAGGTAAAAAGCTTTATTTAATTGCGCAGAGTAAAGGTGTTATCTGCTATGGGGCACAAACCGCATTATCAAATAAAGAATACAATACCACCGTACTTAAATCTAAATTCCCAAATGGAATTGCCCAATTTACCCTGTTTAATGAATTTGGTAAACCACTAAGTGAGCGATTGGTGTTTGTTCAGCATAAAAACACAATGGCAGTAGCCTTAACCAGTGCTGCCACCACCTACGGAATTAAGAAAAAGGTTAAAATAAATGTGGCGGCTAAAAAAGATGGCGCCCCGGTAGAAGGTAGCTTCTCGGTAGCTGTTGTAGATGAGTCGAAGGTTCCATCAAACGAAGATGCTACCAGTACCATATTAACAGGACTATTATTAAGCAGCGATGTTAAAGGTTATATCGAAAAAGCAAATTATTACTTTAATGCACCCGATGCGAAGAAAAATGCAGATTTAGATGTATTGTTGCTTACCCAGGGCTATCGCAGTTTTAAATACACTGATATTATTGCCAATAAATTACCTAAAATAGATTTCTTACCCGAACAAGGCATCGAAATTTCGGGTATTTTAAGACAGAATAACGGCATTCCGGTTAGAAAAGGAGCATTGTTATTATCCATTCCCGACAAACGTTTTAATTTAGAAGCGACCACAGATCCTGTAGGGAATTTTAAATTCCAAAACCTGATGTTTAATGACTCATCTAAAGTTACCATTACGGCTAAGTATAATGTAAACTATAAAAACATGACCTTAAGCTTAAATGGTGCGCCAGTGCCTACACTAACCAGAAACTTTAGTGCAGCTGAGGAGGTTTTAAATATTGATAGTGCGCTAACCAGTTATTTAGATAACAGCAAAAGACAATACGCTTATTTACATACTTTGAAAGACGTAAATATTAAAGCGGCAGTAATTCCGAAAGTCAGCCATAAAGATTACCCGGCCTTAAGCGGACTGAGCCAAATGGCCGACCATGAAGTGAGCGGCGATAGACTAAAAGGTTGTGGCTTACTGATTAACTGTTTACAGGGCATGTTACCGGGTGTAACCTTTGTAGATAATAATTTTTATGTGACGAGAGATTATAACCAGGGTAAAAAGATCCCCATGGGAATTTTTATTAACGGAATGAATGTTGACGTAAACCAGATTAATACTTTAGATGCTAACCAGCTCGAATCTGTTGAAGTGTTCTTAAGAGATGATTTAGGCCTGGTTAACCGTGCAAATAATGTAAACGGGGTAATTGTATTCAATCAAAAGAAAGCGCCTAAAGGCACTAAAATATCTAAAGCACAGCTGATGGATATGTTACCAAAATACTATGAGCTAACCTTTTCACCACAGGGTTACAACAAAGAAAAACAATTCTATTCTCCAAAATATGATGTGCCTGCCAGCACGAACCGCAACGATTTAAGAACCACCATTTATTGGAATCCAAAAGTTGTTACTGATGCAACCGGTAATGCTTCGTTCGAATATTATAACGCAGATGGTAAAGGCCAGTATAAAGTAATTATTGAAGGTATAGATGCCAACGGAAACTTAGGAAGATCGGTATTTAAGTATCTGGTTAAGTAGAGGGGTAATGGGAAATGTAAGATGGATGATGGAGTAAAACATGATGCCAATGGCTGAAATGGAAAATGTAAGATGGATAATGGAGTAAAAAGATGATGCTTATGGCTTAATAATGGAAAATGTAAGATGGATGATGGAATTTTAGCTATCGATTAGCCCCTCATCCACCTTACATTCTTACCTCTTACATTTTACATCATCCATCTTA
This genomic interval carries:
- a CDS encoding DNA mismatch repair protein MutL, producing the protein MTDIIHLLPDAVANQIAAGEVVQRPASAVKELLENSIDAGADKIQLVVKDAGKALIQIIDNGCGMSVTDARMCFERHATSKVKKAEDLFAIRTMGFRGEAMASIAAISQVEMKTRRHEDEIGTCISIEGAQVTNQEPVATSPGTQISIKNLFFNTPARRNFLKSNPVEMRHILDEFQRVALAHPGVFFSLHHDGTEIFNLPKGNLKQRIVHLFGNNYNERLVPVEEETTIINLKGYIGKPAFAKKTRGEQFFFVNNRFIKDPYLNHAVSSAFEELLPDDSYPLYVLFIEIDPSKIDVNVHPTKTEIKYLDEKSIYAIMKSAVKRSIGRYNIAPTLDFDQETGFSNMITHKAVEDIVPPSINFNPDFNPFASDSSSTSGYATSPRNYEAKPSAKNWGSLYEITEQPIVEQTSIYADETVLETKQKQYMQLHNRYIVSQIKSGLMVIDQQMAHERILYERFLVHLDDRKGASQQSLFPQTITLNANDFELAKSLLDDIKSLGFDVREFGKNTLVVEGVPVDLGSSNINETQLFEQLIEGFKNSQQELKLSKRDSLARSLAKNSAIKAGTSLGQEEMNTLIDELFACKTPNFSVSGKPIIQTITLAELDKKFEKG
- a CDS encoding rhomboid family intramembrane serine protease codes for the protein MNNTFKDLKYKVFQSGNPLFFYIGINVMLFLIIAVFGVFSKLSGQGNTVDLFVSDYLGLPASISKLPERFYTIFTYMFIHDGILHILFNMLGLFWFGNIFMNFLKSRQFHFVYLAGGLFGGLFAVAALNIFPLYASGLAGVTIVGASAAVMAIIFAAATLVPNYTIMLLFFGEVKIKWIAIVYFILDFIAIGSVNAGGSLAHIGGALLGFTFIKSLQSGRDWSKIFERKPKLKVVRNEKPVKKPEFKGGVSQQEIDAILDKISTSGYDKLTAVEKEKLFKASKD
- a CDS encoding endonuclease, with the translated sequence MATKKKKYSFMDKLLLPIAVALAIAMLLGVLAGNMDPRAHTIIAFFGLAYPFVLFANIIFLVWWLLSKKWVFAIATILIIALGAKTLKATFAIGGDEGGAEKAENSIRMMTYNVHSFKLYGQDNTESVKEKMLQVVKDQNPDIICFQEFFTRYKGAFDTVDSLKALLNTKYYYFVPTNKNDYEATGLAIFSKFPIKDSGKIPFVEGLAGNMSIYTDLNIKGKTLRVYNVHFQSISFEKQDYEYLDKVKEMNTELQPSKRILRMLKSAFLKRSGQVDIMKKEMATCKTPYLIAGDFNDTPASYVVTQITAGLNNSFIKKGNGFGKTYNGKFPNFQIDYIATSKELEVLNYKITQAKLSDHFPVRSDLRFVP
- a CDS encoding NAD(P)H-dependent oxidoreductase, whose protein sequence is MSLIDALNWRYAVKKMNGQPVEQEKVDKIIAAAHLAPTSSGLQPFKVIVVTNQELKEKIAPIAFNQSQVIDSSHLLIFAANENYTEEGIDAVFSRMNAERGLPESGTDAYKAQLKGMILSRTAEENFNHAARQAYIGFGIAIAEAALLKVDATPMEGFNGPALDELLGLDKKGLKSVTLLPLGNRDEAGDWLVNLKKVRSPKEEFLIEFK
- a CDS encoding rhomboid family intramembrane serine protease translates to MNNIYIPPVVKNLLIINILFFVASYLLTTLHLDDRLAVYYFDSPKFELWQPISYMFMHGGIAHIFFNMFALYSFGSLLESRWGGKKFIIFYFITGLGALALQWAVQAYEVHQIIGSATNNGKINLTALFQGEFNTQQLSMAQAVTLRSIYFGGMVGASGAIFGLLVAFGMLYPNAELLIMFIPVPVKAKYIIPIYILVELSLGVAQFEGDSIAHYAHLGGALIGFILVKIWKDKNDTFYTLYE
- a CDS encoding amidohydrolase; translated protein: MKSILYSLFFVLLLSSCNQKEKVDVIVYHAKVYTVNNTFDTVEAFAIKEGKILALGKSEDIRARFAGKEEINADGKAIYPGFIDAHAHFYGYGQSLQTADLRETKSWDEVLARLTDFAKTHPDGWLIGNGWDQNDWDNKAFPTNEKLTALFPDRPVFLNRIDGHAAIANQKALDDAGIKGEQKLEGGDMFTQNGKLTGVLIDNAVALVERKIPSPDAKLAEKIFIDAQKNCFAAGLTTIDDCGLSYLAVDFIEKLQKENKLKMRLYVMLSDEPDNYKYLFSRGPIKTDRLNVRAFKVYADGALGSRGACLLHPYSDMPNKTGFLLSNQKHFEEVATKIAANHFQMCTHAIGDSANRVILNIYNKILKGKNDQRWRIEHAQVVNANDFDLFGKASIVPSVQPTHATSDMYWAGQRLGTERLKSAYAYKQLLKQNGWIPLGTDFPVENINPLLTFYAATVREDAKGFPKGGFQMENALTPEEALRGMTIWAAKANFEEHEKGSLEKGKLADFVILDHDILKSTPQNILKTKVLKTYLNGEKVYEAK